The following coding sequences are from one Chloracidobacterium sp. window:
- a CDS encoding carboxypeptidase regulatory-like domain-containing protein: protein MKQFYITFLMILSFGAAAIASGQAVTVTAPTQFVLVGSTPTLAITASDTTGLGILGYRGEITYNPNVIVVVGGNAGCNVSGTISSSFVAFCSDNFVNATTRRIDFFTSGAVPLTGAGDLIKFNFTVVGAAGTSSPLTFTDFFFNEGGPFDPIDVTVNGLITIVPASAAAASLSGRVVAQDGRPLPRIRVTLIDASGDVSQAISSVFGYYRFDDVQIGQSYLLQASSKSYLFVPKVVTLGDELNEIDIIALP from the coding sequence ATGAAGCAGTTTTACATCACATTCTTGATGATCCTTAGTTTTGGCGCCGCTGCTATCGCCTCCGGCCAAGCCGTGACTGTCACCGCTCCGACCCAGTTTGTTCTTGTCGGCTCGACGCCGACACTTGCTATAACGGCGTCGGACACGACAGGCCTCGGAATACTGGGTTACAGGGGCGAGATAACCTACAACCCGAACGTAATCGTCGTCGTTGGAGGCAATGCCGGCTGCAATGTCTCGGGCACGATCAGCAGCTCGTTCGTCGCATTTTGCAGTGATAATTTTGTCAATGCGACGACTCGAAGAATTGATTTCTTCACTTCGGGTGCTGTCCCGCTTACGGGTGCCGGAGATTTGATCAAATTCAATTTTACGGTTGTCGGAGCTGCCGGAACATCTTCGCCACTCACTTTCACTGATTTCTTCTTCAACGAGGGTGGTCCATTCGATCCTATTGATGTCACTGTCAACGGCCTTATAACTATCGTACCGGCGAGTGCTGCGGCAGCATCGCTCAGCGGCAGAGTTGTGGCTCAAGACGGAAGACCATTGCCCAGAATCCGAGTCACGCTTATAGATGCTTCTGGGGATGTAAGCCAAGCGATCTCTAGTGTTTTCGGGTACTATCGATTTGACGATGTTCAGATCGGTCAATCGTACCTTCTGCAGGCAAGTTCTAAATCCTATTTGTTCGTGCCGAAGGTCGTTACGTTAGGCGACGAACTGAATGAGATCGACATTATTGCGTTGCCTTAA
- a CDS encoding carboxypeptidase regulatory-like domain-containing protein — protein MNQISDAAARALPATFVSGTIDISGTASNGFSVSGTVVSSSGMPISNVTIVLTDRTGIARSANSNPFGFFEIKNIPTGVVYTLSATSKRYSFPTSTVVMNADLVGIDLVADP, from the coding sequence GTGAATCAAATCAGTGATGCGGCAGCCAGAGCTCTGCCGGCGACATTTGTGTCGGGCACAATAGACATTTCCGGAACCGCATCAAACGGTTTTTCGGTTAGCGGAACTGTGGTTTCCTCGAGTGGAATGCCAATTTCAAATGTGACGATCGTTTTGACGGATCGTACCGGAATTGCTCGAAGTGCGAACTCAAATCCATTCGGATTCTTCGAGATTAAAAATATTCCGACTGGAGTGGTATATACGCTTTCGGCGACGTCAAAGCGTTATTCGTTCCCGACGAGTACGGTCGTAATGAACGCGGATCTAGTCGGAATCGATCTTGTCGCAGACCCATAG
- a CDS encoding transposase, with the protein MRSREHSISDSTYFNWKAKYGGMTASEIKRLRELEEENAKLKAMYAEMSLENRALKDFEKGW; encoded by the coding sequence CTGAGGAGCCGCGAGCATTCGATCTCGGATTCGACGTATTTCAACTGGAAGGCGAAGTATGGCGGGATGACAGCGAGCGAGATCAAGAGGCTGCGGGAGCTTGAGGAAGAGAACGCAAAGCTGAAAGCGATGTACGCGGAGATGAGTTTAGAGAACCGAGCGTTGAAGGACTTCGAAAAAGGCTGGTGA
- a CDS encoding transposase yields the protein MQNGYVERFNRTYRQAILDMYIFESLDQVRELTAKWIDFYNRRGRDALGGSLPEHL from the coding sequence ATGCAAAACGGCTACGTCGAGCGTTTTAACAGGACATATCGTCAGGCGATCCTCGATATGTATATCTTTGAAAGTTTGGACCAGGTACGAGAACTAACGGCCAAGTGGATCGATTTCTACAACCGCCGCGGCCGCGATGCTCTGGGAGGCAGCCTCCCAGAGCATCTCTGA
- a CDS encoding VWA domain-containing protein: MSSVRAIAILILLTTIATVAFGQDDDPIRVDSSIVRLNVGVVDGRGRPMVNLDRSNFTIYEDGVKQQITRFEPSSAPFSVVMILDMSGSTLGFRQVMKQSAFRFVDALTPQDRVAVIEFYDKVNVRNDFTTDRRTIGTSIELSNGRGKTQLFKAIDLALEKLSGEKSRRKAIIVLSDGIDTAVRDIDREQMANLPDDQIPSAIKPETSDILQRVLNKADRQGVTIYPLALPTGDPAKLADPTPRQVAMYNAARTRLQIIADRTGGVVNTINRLEEMGTLYAKVAADLRTLYTIEYQPINEKRDGKWRTITLETSDTALISRTKTGYFAK, encoded by the coding sequence ATGTCATCAGTTCGGGCGATTGCCATTCTAATTTTGCTTACGACGATCGCAACTGTTGCATTTGGACAGGACGACGATCCGATCCGTGTCGATTCGTCTATCGTTCGTTTGAATGTTGGCGTCGTCGACGGGCGAGGACGACCGATGGTGAACCTCGACCGTTCGAACTTTACTATCTACGAGGACGGTGTAAAGCAGCAGATCACACGATTTGAACCATCGTCTGCCCCGTTCAGCGTGGTGATGATCTTGGATATGAGCGGATCGACGCTTGGATTCCGACAAGTGATGAAACAATCAGCGTTCAGATTTGTCGATGCCCTGACTCCCCAAGATCGCGTAGCGGTGATCGAATTTTACGACAAGGTGAATGTTCGTAATGATTTTACGACCGACCGTCGAACGATCGGCACGTCTATCGAACTTTCCAATGGACGCGGCAAGACCCAGCTATTTAAGGCGATCGATCTGGCTCTCGAAAAGCTATCCGGCGAAAAAAGCCGCCGAAAGGCGATAATAGTTCTGTCCGACGGGATCGATACCGCCGTAAGGGACATCGACCGTGAGCAAATGGCGAATCTGCCCGACGATCAGATTCCGTCCGCGATCAAACCTGAGACAAGCGACATTCTGCAGCGAGTGCTCAACAAGGCCGATCGTCAGGGCGTTACTATCTATCCGCTCGCTTTGCCGACCGGAGACCCCGCGAAACTTGCCGATCCGACGCCGCGACAGGTTGCGATGTACAATGCCGCACGTACAAGACTCCAGATCATCGCTGACCGTACCGGCGGCGTTGTAAATACCATCAACCGACTCGAGGAAATGGGCACGCTTTACGCAAAGGTCGCGGCTGATCTCAGGACGCTATATACGATCGAATACCAACCCATAAATGAAAAGCGTGACGGCAAATGGCGCACGATCACACTCGAAACCTCGGACACGGCCCTGATCTCGCGTACAAAGACCGGTTATTTTGCAAAGTAG